The following coding sequences are from one Streptomyces sp. NBC_00536 window:
- a CDS encoding SpoIIE family protein phosphatase, whose product MSEIPAQAHQAHVTGEAWHDSLWHSSPPGSIYDYIKVASFSIGPDGLIDQWSLRAEELFGLTAAEAVGRDPVDAFMPPELRPGAHRRVAEILDGKEWTGLIPFRIPDGDGAHGVAEIYVMPTETATAERAALCVVVDVRALHRIESDLAASQAIFGQSPFGFLLFGTDLTVQRANRRFATVFGGGVEEHRGRTVHDYLPPHEADRMSEALRRVLETGESVTDLRITGAAPGSRDNRHWSINLYRVHGGNGQPIGVAGLGTDVTRRHLAAREAAGVRRNLALLNEAGHRIGNSLDLETTARELLDVTVPGFCDLAAVDLYQGLLLGDDDRDRPARPHGPGVPSLPGGGPGRAPSAPLRRVAFASAVSDAPLSGPGPAALVSVGEVHRYPPGSPGTLALRTARPRLLEGAGPEDLIQSTLVVPLVAHDTVVGLAQFSRTKGSEPFGERDRAVAVELAARAAVCIDNARLYRREHERALILQRSLLPPGDPAAAGLDIACRYLPGNAATEVGGDWFDVIELPGHRTALVVGDVMGRGLRAAVAMGELRTAVRTLALLDLEPAEVLTALDEVARGLGTPGGSQQSSRAALQSRDADLSEVYLATCVYAVYDPVTRRCTIANAGHMPPVLVEPAEPGGPPRPALLLEVPPGMPLGVGGEPFEEVEVELPEGALLALYTDGLVESRDHPLEEGLRGLREALADPVRPLEDVCDHVLATLHTRHGEDDIALLMARVQGLPVDAVGDWQLPREARSVGRARELARAKLPAWGLEGLLDTTELLVSELVTNALRYGEGEIRLRLLLDRTLVCEVWDGNLVQPRRRRARDTDEGGRGLQLVGLLSAGWGTRRTHRGKTVWFELPLPGVAGEAVAELSAEQLLSMYG is encoded by the coding sequence GTGAGCGAAATACCTGCGCAGGCACATCAGGCCCATGTGACAGGGGAGGCATGGCATGACTCCCTGTGGCACAGCAGCCCGCCTGGCTCGATATATGACTACATAAAGGTCGCATCCTTCTCGATCGGGCCCGACGGTCTCATCGACCAGTGGAGTCTGCGCGCCGAGGAACTCTTCGGGCTGACCGCCGCCGAAGCGGTGGGGCGCGATCCGGTCGACGCCTTCATGCCCCCGGAACTGCGCCCCGGCGCGCACCGCAGAGTCGCCGAGATCCTCGATGGCAAGGAGTGGACCGGCCTGATCCCCTTCCGCATCCCCGATGGTGACGGCGCACACGGCGTGGCCGAGATCTATGTGATGCCCACCGAGACCGCGACCGCCGAACGGGCCGCGCTCTGCGTCGTGGTCGACGTACGCGCGCTGCACCGGATCGAATCCGATCTGGCGGCCTCGCAGGCGATATTCGGTCAATCTCCCTTCGGCTTCCTGCTCTTTGGTACGGACCTCACCGTGCAGCGCGCCAACCGCCGCTTCGCCACCGTCTTCGGCGGCGGCGTCGAGGAACACCGCGGCCGCACCGTCCACGACTACCTGCCCCCGCACGAGGCCGACCGGATGAGCGAGGCCCTGCGCCGCGTCCTGGAAACCGGCGAATCGGTCACCGACCTGCGCATCACCGGCGCCGCCCCCGGCAGCCGCGACAACCGCCACTGGTCCATCAACCTCTACCGGGTGCACGGCGGCAACGGGCAGCCCATCGGCGTCGCGGGCCTCGGCACCGACGTCACCCGCCGCCACCTCGCCGCCCGCGAAGCCGCGGGCGTACGCCGCAACCTCGCCCTCCTCAACGAGGCGGGCCACCGGATCGGGAACTCCCTCGACCTGGAGACCACCGCCCGCGAACTCCTCGACGTCACCGTCCCCGGCTTCTGCGACCTGGCCGCCGTCGACCTCTACCAAGGGCTGCTGCTCGGCGACGACGACCGCGACCGCCCCGCCCGGCCGCACGGCCCCGGGGTCCCCTCGCTCCCCGGCGGCGGCCCCGGACGCGCACCCTCCGCACCCCTGCGCCGGGTCGCCTTCGCCTCCGCCGTCTCCGACGCCCCGCTCTCCGGACCCGGCCCCGCCGCGCTGGTCTCCGTGGGCGAGGTCCACCGCTACCCGCCCGGCTCCCCCGGCACCCTCGCCCTGCGCACCGCCCGGCCCCGGCTGCTGGAGGGCGCCGGACCCGAGGACCTCATCCAGTCCACGCTCGTCGTCCCGCTCGTCGCCCACGACACGGTGGTCGGCCTGGCCCAGTTCTCCCGTACGAAGGGCAGCGAGCCCTTCGGCGAGCGCGACCGGGCCGTCGCCGTCGAACTCGCCGCGCGGGCCGCCGTCTGCATCGACAACGCGCGGCTCTACCGGCGCGAACACGAACGCGCGCTGATACTCCAGCGCAGCCTGCTGCCCCCCGGCGACCCGGCCGCGGCGGGCCTCGACATCGCCTGCCGCTACCTGCCCGGCAACGCGGCGACCGAGGTCGGCGGCGACTGGTTCGACGTCATCGAACTGCCCGGCCACCGCACCGCGCTCGTCGTCGGCGACGTGATGGGCCGCGGCCTGCGGGCCGCCGTCGCCATGGGTGAACTGCGCACCGCCGTACGGACCCTGGCCCTGCTCGACCTGGAACCGGCGGAAGTGCTCACGGCCCTGGACGAGGTCGCCCGGGGCCTGGGCACCCCCGGCGGCTCCCAGCAGTCCTCGCGGGCGGCCCTGCAGTCCCGGGACGCCGACCTCTCCGAGGTCTACCTCGCGACCTGCGTCTACGCCGTCTACGACCCGGTGACCAGGCGCTGCACCATAGCCAACGCGGGCCACATGCCGCCCGTCCTGGTCGAACCCGCCGAACCCGGGGGCCCGCCCCGGCCCGCCCTGCTGCTGGAGGTGCCGCCCGGCATGCCGCTCGGGGTCGGCGGCGAACCCTTCGAGGAGGTCGAGGTGGAACTCCCCGAAGGGGCACTGCTCGCCCTGTATACGGACGGCCTCGTCGAATCGCGCGACCACCCGCTGGAGGAGGGCCTGCGCGGGCTGCGGGAGGCGCTGGCCGATCCGGTCCGGCCGCTGGAGGACGTCTGCGACCACGTGCTCGCCACGCTGCACACGCGGCACGGCGAGGACGACATCGCGCTGCTGATGGCCCGCGTCCAGGGCCTGCCGGTCGACGCGGTCGGCGACTGGCAACTGCCGCGCGAGGCCCGGTCCGTGGGCCGGGCCCGGGAACTGGCCCGGGCCAAGCTGCCCGCCTGGGGCCTGGAGGGCCTGCTCGACACGACGGAACTGCTGGTGAGCGAGCTGGTCACGAACGCGCTGCGGTACGGGGAGGGCGAGATCAGGCTGCGGCTGCTGCTGGACCGGACGCTGGTGTGCGAGGTCTGGGACGGGAACCTGGTCCAGCCGCGGCGGCGGCGGGCGCGGGACACGGACGAGGGCGGGCGCGGACTGCAACTGGTCGGACTGCTGTCGGCCGGGTGGGGGACGCGGCGGACCCACCGGGGGAAGACGGTGTGGTTCGAGCTGCCGTTGCCGGGGGTGGCGGGGGAGGCCGTCGCCGAGCTGTCGGCGGAGCAGCTGCTGAGCATGTACGGGTAG
- a CDS encoding PspA/IM30 family protein has protein sequence MSKQTILGRVTQLAKANINALLDQAEDPQKMLDQLIRDYTNNISEAEQAVATTIGNLRMLEADHTEDVDAAAEWGTKALAASRKADELRTEGTPGTAADADKFDNLAKVALGRQMQSEKEAKTAEPTIAAQTEVVEKLKAGLTSMKTKLTELQAKRDELVARAKTAQAQNTMMDAVKNIDVMDPTSDLARFEDKVRREEAMALGKQELAASTLDAQFEALDDLGKQSEIEARLAALKVGAS, from the coding sequence ATGAGCAAGCAGACCATCCTCGGCCGCGTCACCCAGCTCGCGAAGGCGAACATCAACGCCCTGCTGGACCAGGCGGAAGACCCGCAGAAGATGCTGGACCAGCTGATCCGGGACTACACGAACAACATCTCCGAGGCGGAGCAGGCGGTCGCCACCACGATCGGCAACCTGCGGATGCTGGAGGCGGACCACACGGAGGACGTGGACGCCGCCGCCGAATGGGGGACCAAGGCCCTCGCGGCGAGCCGGAAGGCCGACGAACTGCGCACGGAGGGCACTCCGGGCACGGCGGCGGACGCGGACAAGTTCGACAACCTGGCGAAGGTCGCGCTGGGCCGCCAGATGCAGTCGGAGAAGGAGGCGAAGACGGCGGAGCCGACGATCGCCGCCCAGACGGAGGTCGTGGAGAAGCTCAAGGCCGGTCTGACCTCGATGAAGACGAAGCTGACGGAACTCCAGGCGAAGCGGGACGAGCTGGTGGCGCGCGCGAAGACGGCCCAGGCGCAGAACACGATGATGGACGCGGTGAAGAACATCGACGTGATGGACCCGACGAGCGACCTGGCCCGCTTCGAGGACAAGGTCCGCCGCGAGGAGGCGATGGCCCTGGGCAAGCAGGAACTGGCCGCCTCCACCCTGGACGCCCAGTTCGAAGCCCTGGACGACCTCGGCAAGCAATCGGAAATCGAAGCCCGCCTGGCCGCGCTGAAAGTGGGCGCGTCCTAG